In one Lolium rigidum isolate FL_2022 chromosome 3, APGP_CSIRO_Lrig_0.1, whole genome shotgun sequence genomic region, the following are encoded:
- the LOC124697345 gene encoding endoplasmic reticulum oxidoreductin-1-like: MRRAGCTCTLTANVPCVRRSTSCVAGQTEAAHGFNNPRRVSQKKTARHVIGPHPAVHHVDRFTLAVRSAIRAQKRCSDTHVITHPDSSNPAPKLPRQRGMAEEPAPAPVAAGADAVRRRPRRRAAVAGALLVALLAVAVSSRSFPAISPYSRGGGCGCPGARKYTGMVEDCCCDYETVDAINEEVLNPILQDLVALPFFRYFKAKLWCDCPFWPDDGMCRLRDCSVCECPDNEFPEPFKKPYSGLSPENMICQEGKPEATVDRTLDTKVFKGWVETDNPWTADDETDNAEMTYVNLQLNPERYTGYTGDSARRIWDSIYKENCPRYPSEDMCQEKKALYKLISGLHSSISVHIASGYLLDESANEWGHNLTLLHDRVLKYPERVQNLYFTYLFVLRAVTKAADYLEQAEYNTGNPVEDLKTQSLVKQLLYNQKLRSACPLPFDEAKLWQGENGPELKQEIQKQFRNISAIMDCVGCEKCRLWGKLQVLGLGTALKILFSVDGENHLNQQFQLQRNEVIALVNLLNRLSESVKFVHEKGSSTEEIMKQHSSSTWLKGASKLNLKLYSAKK; this comes from the exons ATGCGACGTGCAGGGTGCACCTGTACCTTAACGGCTAACGTGCCGTGTGTTAGGCGGTCAACGAGCTGTGTAGCAGGTCAAACCGAGGCGGCCCACGGGTTCAATAATCCCAGACGCGTCTCACAAAAGAAAACCGCCAGACACGTCATTGGGCCACATCCGGCCGTCCACCACGTCGACAGGTTTACCCTCGCCGTCCGATCCGCCATTCGTGCTCAGAAGCGGTGTTCCGACACGCACGTCATTACGCACCCGGATTCTTCTAATCCGGCCCCT AAGCTTCCACGCCAGCGCGGGATGGCCGAGGAGCCCGCTCCCgctcccgtcgccgccggcgctgACGCCGTGCGCCGGCGTCCGAGGCGGCGGGCGGCAGTCGCGGGGGCCCTCCTCGTGGCGCTCCTCGCCGTGGCCGTCAGCTCCCGCAGCTTCCCGGCCATTTCGCCCTACTCGCGCGGCGGAGGCTGCGGCTGCCCC GGCGCGAGGAAGTACACGGGGATGGTGGAGGACTGCTGCTGCGACTACGAGACGGTGGACGCCATCAACGAGGAGGTGCTCAACCCCATCCTGCAGGACCTCGTCGCTCTCCCCTTCTTCAGATACTTCAAG GCTAAATTGTGGTGTGACTGCCCGTTTTGGCCTGATGATGGAATGTGTCGGCTTAGGGACTGCAGTGTCTGTGAGTGCCCAGATAATGAATTCCCCGAACCATTCAAGAAGCCTTACAGTGGCCTTTCTCCAGAAAATATGATATGTCAAGAAGGAAAACCAGAGGCCACTGTTGATAGAACCCTTGACACCAAAGTTTTCAAGGGATGGGTCGAAACAGATAATCCATGGACAGCTGATGATGAGACGGATAATG CTGAGATGACTTATGTGAATCTTCAACTAAATCCTGAACGGTACACTGGTTATACTGGTGATTCAGCTAGAAGAATATGGGACTCTATCTACAAAGAAAATTGCCCAAGAT ATCCTTCAGAAGATATGTGCCAGGAGAAGAAGGCATTGTACAAGCTAATTTCGGGATTGCACTCCTCAATTTCTGTACACATTGCATCTGGTTATCTTCTCGATGAATCTGCTAACGAA TGGGGACATAATCTTACTTTGTTGCATGACCGTGTTCTGAAGTATCCTGAGCGTGTCCAGAACCTGTACTTCACATACCTGTTTGTACTTCGGGCAGTGACAAAG GCAGCAGATTACCTTGAACAGGCTGAGTACAACACTGGCAATCCTGTAGAGGACTTGAAAACACAATCTTTAGTGAAGCAACTGCTTTATAATCAGAAGTTAAGATCTGCATGCCCATTACCTTTTGATGAAGCGAAACTCTGGCAAGGTGAAAATGGTCCCGAGCTAAAGCAGGAGATTCAGAAGCAATTTAGAAATATTAG TGCAATTATGGACTGTGTTGGATGTGAGAAGTGCCGATTATGGGGAAAGCTCCAAGTTCTTGGTCTTGGAACTGCACTGAAGATTTTGTTCTCTGTGGATGGAGAGAACCATTTGAATCAACAG TTCCAACTGCAGCGAAATGAGGTCATTGCACTGGTAAATCTTCTGAATAGACTGTCAGAATCTGTGAAATTTGTACATGAAAAAGGATCTTCTACGGAGGAAATCATGAAACAGCATAGCTCTTCAACTTGGCTGAAAGGTGCTTCCAAACTAAATCTAAAACT GTATTCTGCTAAAAAGTAA